DNA sequence from the Streptomyces sp. CA-210063 genome:
CAGTACCTGTAGGAGTGGCCGACTGAAGCGCGCCTCATAGGGGCGCGGGGAACTGCGCGACAAGCCACAACGGACCCGCAGTCGGCGAACGACCTAACGCAGCCCGGTGGACCGCCACAGCGCCGCCTGCACCAAGCGGTCCACCAACTCCGCGTACTCCACCCCGCTCGCCTTCCACATCGCCGGGTACATCGAGATCGGCGTGAACCCCGGCATCGTGTTGATCTCGTTGATGACGAAGTCACCTCCCTCCGTGAGGAAGAAGTCCGCCCGGACCAGGCCCTCGCAGGACGCCGCGTCGAAGGCGTCGACCGCGAGCTTCTGGACCTCGGCGGTCTCCTCCGGGGTGAGGGGGGCCGGGACGATGCCGGGGGTCGAGTCGATGTACTTGGCCTCGAAGTCGTAGTACGCGTGGGCCTCGGGCGGCGGGATCTCGGCGGGGACGGAGGCGCGGGGGCCGTCCTCGAACTCCAGGACGCCGCACTCGATCTCGCGGCCGCGCAGGGCCGCCTCGACGAGGATCTTCGGGTCGTGGCGCTGGGCCTCGGCGATCGCCTCGTCGAGGCCGGAGAGGTCGTCGACCTTGGTGATGCCGATCGAGGAGCCCGCGCGGGCGGGCTTCACGAAGAGGGGCCAGCCGTGCTCACCGGCGAGGTCGATGATCTTCTTGCGGGCGGCGGACTCGTCGAGCTGCCACTCGCGGGGCCGGATCACCACGTACGGGCCGACCTTGAGCCCGAAGGAGGTGAACACCCGCTTCATGTACTCCTTGTCCTGGCCGACGGCCGAGGCGAGGACGCCCGAACCGACGTACGGGACACCGGAGAGCTCCAGCATGCCCTGGAGGGTGCCGTCCTCGCCGTACGGGCCGTGCAGGACGGGGAAGACGACGTCGACCTCGCCGAGCGCCTTGGGCACCGAACCGGGCTCGCTGTAGAGGACTTCGCGGTTGGCGGGGTCGACGGGGAGCACCACGCCGCCCTCCCGCGACTCGGCGAGTTCCTCGACGCTCGGCGTACGGCGGTCGGTGATCGCCATGCGCTCCGGTTCGTCGGCGGTGAGAAACCAACGGCCTTCCCGGGTGATGCCGATCGGCAGGACGTCGTACTTCGTCCGGTCGATGGCACGCAGTACGGCGCCGGCCGTGACCACGGAGATCCCGTGTTCCGAGCTGCGGCCGCCGAAGACGACGGCCACGCGCGGCTTGCGGGACGGCTGCTCAGGGCTCTGGGGGAGGTTCTCGCTGCTCATATCGCGTTGAGGGTACCCGTTGGTAGGGCGGCAGTCAGCGTCCGAACGGCCGCCATCGCTCAGCGTCGCTCCGGCTTGGCGCTGCGCGACATCAGCTCCTTGAGGGCGACGACGGGCGGCTTGCCCTCGTGGACGATGCCGACGACCGTCTCCGTGATGGGCATGTCGACGCCGTGCCGACGTGCCAAGTCCAGTACGGACTCACAGGACTTGACGCCCTCGGCGGTCTGCCTGGTGACGGCGATGGTCTCCTGCAGGGTCATGCCCTTGCCGAGGTTGGTGCCGAAGGTGTGGTTGCGGGAGAGCGGCGAGGAGCAGGTGGCCACCAGGTCGCCGAGGCCCGCGAGTCCGGAGAAGGTGAGCGGGTCCGCGCCCATCGCGAGGCCGAGGCGGGTCGTCTCGGCGAGACCGCGCGTGATCAGCGACCCCTTGGCGTTGTCGCCGAGGCCCATGCCGTCCACGATGCCGACGGCGAGACCGATGACGTTCTTCACCGCGCCGCCCAGCTCGCAGCCGACGACGTCGGTGTTCGTGTACGGGCGGAAGTACGGCGTGTGGCAGGCGGCCTGGAGCCGCTGGGCCACGGCCTCGTCGGTGCAGGCGACCACGGAGGCGGCCGGCATGCGGGAGGCGATCTCGCGCGCCAGATTGGGCCCGGTGACGACGGCGATCCGGTCCTGGCCGACCTTGGCGACGTCCTCGATCACTTCGCTCATCCGCATGGCGGAACCGAGTTCGACGCCTTTCATGAGGGAGACGAGGACGGTGTCGGGGGCGAGCAGCGGCGTCCACTCGGCGAGGTTGGCGCGCAGGGTCTGCGAGGGGACCGAGAGGACGGTGAAGTCGGCGCCGGCGGCGGCCTCGGCCGGGTCCGTGGTGGCCCGCACGTTCTGCGGGAGTTCCAGGCCCGGCAGATAGTCGGCGTTGGTCCGGGTGGAGTTGATCGCCTCCGCGACCTCCGCGCGGCGCGCCCACAGGGTGACCTCGCACCCGGCGTCGGCGAGCACCGTGCCGAAAGCCGTGCCCCACGAACCGGCGCTGAAGACGGCCGCCTTGACCGGCTTGCTCACTTGCCCTGCCCCTCTTCCTGATGTTGTGCCCGCTGGACCGTGCTGTGCTGTCGGTGGTTCTGGTGGTCGACGACCGCCCGGGCGGTCCTGCGCCGCTGCTCGATCCGCTCCAGCTTCGGGTCGTACGGCGTCTTCGGCGCCCGCTCGCCGCGGATCTCCTCCAGCTGGCGGGTGATGGCGGCCATGATGACCTCCGTCGCGTCCTTCAGCAGGTCGGGAGTCATGTCCTGGCCGTAGAAACGGGAGAGGTCGACGGGCGGGCCCGCGAGTACGTGGTGGGTCTTGCGCGGCAGGAGGTGGGGCTTCTTGGCGTACGGCGGCAGCAGTTCGTTGGCGCCCCACTGGGCGACCGGGATCACCGGGCACTTGGTCTGCAGGGCGACCCGGGCGGCGCCGGTCTTGCCGGTCATGGGCCACTGGTCGGGGTCCCGGGTGATGGTGCCCTCGGGGTAGAACGCGACGCATTCGCCTCGCTCCACGGCGTCGATCGCGGCCCGGAAGGCGCTCAGCGCGTCGGTGCTCTCGCGGTAGACGGGGATCTGTCCGGTGCCGCGCATGATGGCTCCCACGAATCCCTTACCGAAGAGACTGCTCTTCGCGAGAAATCGCGGAACGCGGCCGCTGTTGTATTGATAGTGGCCGTACGCAAAGGGATCGGCGTGCGAATTGTGGTTCACTGCGGCAATAAATCCACCCTCGGCCGGAATGTTCTCCATTCCACGCCAGTCCCGCTTGATCAGCACCACCAGTGGCGGTTTGGCGATCACCGCGGCGAGGCGGTACCAGAAACCGATTCTGCGGCGGGGCACGCGGACACCTTCCTCTAGGACTTCCCAGCGCCTGCTCCGGGGGTCCGGAGCCGCACAAGTGTCGCCCCGGGCCACCGGTCTGTCGAGGACACCGTACGCCCCGCCCTGCGGCCGTCCATTGCGCCCAGGTGACAATGGCCGCGACAAGAGAGGGGAACGCCCGTGCAGTGGACCCTGGTCGTACCCCTGAAGCCCCTGGCGCGGGCCAAGAGCAGGCTCTCGGACACCGCCGGCGACGGCGTACGCCCCGGACTGGCCCTCGCCTTCGCCCAGGACACCGTGGCCGCGGCGCTGGCCGCCAGGGCGGTCCGCGGTGTGCTGGTGGTCACGGACGACGACCTCGCCGCCCGCGAGCTGGCGGCCCTGGGCGCCCGGACGGTCCCGGAGGACTCCCATGACAGCCCCCGAGACGGCCTGAACGCCGCTCTCCGGCACGGAACGGCCGTCGTGCGCGCTGTACGCCCGCAGAGCCCCGTCGCCGCCCTGAACGCCGATCTGCCCGCCCTGCGCCCCGAGGAGCTGACCCGCGTCCTGGACGCGGCCGCCGCGTTCCCCCGCTCGTTCCTCGTGGACGCCGCCGGCATCGGCACCACCCTGCTCGCCGCGGCCCCCGGCCATGACCTCTCCCCCGCCTTCGGCCCCGAATCCCGCCTGCGCCACCGCCACTCCGGCGCCGTGGAACTCGCCCTCGACACCGTCGACTCCGTACGCCAGGACGTCGACACCGGCGACGACCTCCGCGCCGCACTCACCCTCGGCGTCGGTCCCCGTACGGCCGCCGCGGCCGCGCGCCTGCTGATACCCGGCCAGTAGGCTGCGCCCATGCAGGCCACCGCGTACACCTACGACCCCACCACCCGCACCGGCCAGGTCCTCCTCGACGACGGCACCCCCGTCCCCTTCGACGCCCCGGCCTTCGACGCGGGCGCCCTGCGCCTCCTCCGCCCGGGCCAGCGCGTCCGCATCGAGACGGAGGGCGAGGGCGGGTCCCTGCGCATCACCCTGATCACCTTGCAGACGTTCTGAGAAAGAGCTGAAGCCTTGTGGTGCTTTCCAGAGCGCGGGGAACTGCGCGACCAACCAAGAACCAGTCGCACCCGCCGTCCCACAAGTCACCCCGGCGATTAGGCACCCACGGCGATCAGGCACCCGGAAATATCCCCGGAACACGCCGCGGGCCGGGCTCCATCAACAGGAGCCCGGCCCGGCGCGTGTGAGTACTCAGCGCCCTACTGCTGGCGGGCGGCAGTCTTCTTCGCGGTCGTCTTGCGAGCCGTCGACTTCTTGGCCGGCGCCTTCTTGGCCGTGGCCTTCTTGGCCGGCGCCTTCTGCGCCGTGGTCTTCTTCGCGGCCGCCGTGGTCTTGGCGGTCGTCTTCTTGGCCGCCGCCGTCTTGGTGGTGGCCTTCTTCGCGGGCGTCTTCTTCGCCGCGGTCTTCTTCGCGGCCGCCGTCGTCTTCTTCGCGGCGGTCTTACGGGCGGTGGTCTTCGCGGTCGTCTTCTTCGCCGCCGCCTTCTTGACCGTCGCCGAAGCCCCACCGCTCAGGCTGCCCTTGGGCGCCTTCTTGACCGCGACCTCGCCACCACGGGGCAGCTTCTTCGAGCCGCTCACCAGGTCCTTGAAGCCCTGACCGGCACGGAAGCGCGGCACGGAGGTCTTCTTGACCCGAACCCGCTCACCCGTCTGCGGGTTGCGGGCGTAGCGGGCCGGACGGTCGACCTTCTCGAACGAACCGAAGCCGGTGACCGAGACCCGTTCACCCGCGACCGTTGCGCGGACGATGGCGTCCAGAACGGCGTCGACCGCATCGGCGGCCTGCTGACGCCCGCCGACCTTGTCCGCAATCGCTTCTACGAGCTGCGCCTTGTTCACGTCTTCCCCTTCGGAGACATCGCCAGAACGAAAGTGTTCAAGCTTTTTCGCACGTTAGGCAGATATATACCGCAAATCAAACACGAAACGGGCTTATCACCCTTGTGCCGCAACGAACTCGGCGGTCATGGAGTTCCTTCAGCGTTCCCCTGTGGGCATTCGCCCCTCGTCGAGGTCCGTCGTGAAGCTCTCCAGCCGCCTTGCCGCGTCGGCGAGATCGTGCTTGGCCACGGCCGTAATGACCAGCAGCTTCCGGGTCAGCGCCATGCGTACGCCCTCCGGGACTTGCAGTGCGCGCACTCTTGCGTGCGCTTCCTTGAGTTGGCCCGCGACCGCCGTATAGAGCTCGAGTTGGCCGTCGTGTTCCATGCACAGATTGTGCCATCTGGGGCGAGTTGTCGCCTGCGCAGGGGGCAACTGCCGTCTACCGGGGGCCTGGGGAGCATCCCCGTCCGATGCCGCACCATGGTGCGCGTACCCCGGTAATCGCCTTTGTAACTAGGGGAGTTGAAACCTTTCTGCACGCGACTTCGAAGGTCCCCGAACCCGAACATGGCGGTACCCCCAACCGTGCACGATTGGGGGTACCTGGGGGTGTCGCGGTGGCTGGAATCCGCCTTGCGCGGGCCGCCCCGAGGGGGGATCCGCACCCGTGGGTCAGACGTTCAGCGTCCTCGGCTTGTGCGAGGGGCGCTTGGCCTCGTACGCGGAGATGTCGGCCTCGTTCTGGAGGGTGATGGAGATGTCGTCCAGCCCGTTCAGCAGCCGCCAGCGGGAGTTCTCGTCCAGCTCGAAGGAGGCGGTGATGCCCTCGGCGCGCACTTCGCGGGCCTGAAGGTCGACCGTGATCTCGGCCTCGGGGTCCTTCTCGGTGAGCTCCTGCAGCGCGTCCACGATCTTCTGGTCCAGAACGACCGTGAGCAGGCCGTTCTTGAGCGAGTTGCCGCGGAAGATGTCGGCGAAGCGGGAGGAGATGACGGCCTTGAAGCCGTAGTTCTGCAACGCCCACACGGCGTGCTCACGGGAGGAGCCGGTGCCGAAGTCGGGGCCGGCGACCAGGACGGTGGCGCCCCGGCGCTCGGGCTGGTTGAGGATGAAGGACTCGTCCTTGCGCCAGGCCTCGAACAGCCCGTCCTCGAAGCCGTCCCTGGTCACCTTCTTGAGCCAGTGGGCGGGGATGATCTGGTCGGTGTCGACGTTGCTGCGGCGCAGCGGGACGGCCCGGCCGGTGTGCGTGGTGAATGCTTCCATGATTGTTCAGACTCCAGCGGGCGCAGGGGTGTCGGCGTCGATCAGGTCGGCGGGGGACGCCAGGTGGCCCAGGACGGCCGTCGCGGCGGCGACCTGCGGCGAGACGAGGTGCGTACGGCCGCCCTTGCCCTGCCTGCCCTCGAAGTTGCGGTTGGAGGTGGACGCGGAGCGCTCTCCCGGGGCCAGCTGGTCGGGGTTCATGCCCAGACACATGGAACAGCCCGCGTGCCGCCACTCGGCGCCGGCTTCCTTGAAGACGATGTCCAGGCCCTCGGAGACGGCCTGCAGACCGACCCGCGCGGAGCCGGGGACCACCAGCATCCGTACGCCGTCGGCGACTTTGCGGCCCTTGATGAGCTCGGCGGCGGCGCGCAGGTCCTCGATCCGGCCGTTGGTGCACGAGCCTACGAAGACGGTGTCCACGTTGATGGACTTCAGCGGCTGGCCGGCCTCCAACCCCATGTACTCCAGGGCCTTTTCGGCGGCGTGTCGCTCCGAAGCGTCCTCGTACGAAGCCGGGTCGGGGACGGACGCCGAAAGCGGCGCGCCCTGGCCGGGGTTGGTGCCCCAGGTGACGAACGGCGACAGGGCGGCGCCGTCGATGATCACCTCGGCGTCGAACTCGGCGTCCTCGTCGGTCTTCAGCGTCTTCCAGTACGCGACGGCCGCGTCCCAGTCCTCGCCCTCGGGGGCGTGCGGGCGGCCCTTGAGGTATTCGAAGGTGGTCTCG
Encoded proteins:
- a CDS encoding D-alanine--D-alanine ligase family protein, producing MSSENLPQSPEQPSRKPRVAVVFGGRSSEHGISVVTAGAVLRAIDRTKYDVLPIGITREGRWFLTADEPERMAITDRRTPSVEELAESREGGVVLPVDPANREVLYSEPGSVPKALGEVDVVFPVLHGPYGEDGTLQGMLELSGVPYVGSGVLASAVGQDKEYMKRVFTSFGLKVGPYVVIRPREWQLDESAARKKIIDLAGEHGWPLFVKPARAGSSIGITKVDDLSGLDEAIAEAQRHDPKILVEAALRGREIECGVLEFEDGPRASVPAEIPPPEAHAYYDFEAKYIDSTPGIVPAPLTPEETAEVQKLAVDAFDAASCEGLVRADFFLTEGGDFVINEINTMPGFTPISMYPAMWKASGVEYAELVDRLVQAALWRSTGLR
- a CDS encoding NAD(P)H-dependent glycerol-3-phosphate dehydrogenase, which codes for MSKPVKAAVFSAGSWGTAFGTVLADAGCEVTLWARRAEVAEAINSTRTNADYLPGLELPQNVRATTDPAEAAAGADFTVLSVPSQTLRANLAEWTPLLAPDTVLVSLMKGVELGSAMRMSEVIEDVAKVGQDRIAVVTGPNLAREIASRMPAASVVACTDEAVAQRLQAACHTPYFRPYTNTDVVGCELGGAVKNVIGLAVGIVDGMGLGDNAKGSLITRGLAETTRLGLAMGADPLTFSGLAGLGDLVATCSSPLSRNHTFGTNLGKGMTLQETIAVTRQTAEGVKSCESVLDLARRHGVDMPITETVVGIVHEGKPPVVALKELMSRSAKPERR
- a CDS encoding lysophospholipid acyltransferase family protein, which codes for MPRRRIGFWYRLAAVIAKPPLVVLIKRDWRGMENIPAEGGFIAAVNHNSHADPFAYGHYQYNSGRVPRFLAKSSLFGKGFVGAIMRGTGQIPVYRESTDALSAFRAAIDAVERGECVAFYPEGTITRDPDQWPMTGKTGAARVALQTKCPVIPVAQWGANELLPPYAKKPHLLPRKTHHVLAGPPVDLSRFYGQDMTPDLLKDATEVIMAAITRQLEEIRGERAPKTPYDPKLERIEQRRRTARAVVDHQNHRQHSTVQRAQHQEEGQGK
- the cofC gene encoding 2-phospho-L-lactate guanylyltransferase, whose product is MQWTLVVPLKPLARAKSRLSDTAGDGVRPGLALAFAQDTVAAALAARAVRGVLVVTDDDLAARELAALGARTVPEDSHDSPRDGLNAALRHGTAVVRAVRPQSPVAALNADLPALRPEELTRVLDAAAAFPRSFLVDAAGIGTTLLAAAPGHDLSPAFGPESRLRHRHSGAVELALDTVDSVRQDVDTGDDLRAALTLGVGPRTAAAAARLLIPGQ
- a CDS encoding HU family DNA-binding protein; protein product: MNKAQLVEAIADKVGGRQQAADAVDAVLDAIVRATVAGERVSVTGFGSFEKVDRPARYARNPQTGERVRVKKTSVPRFRAGQGFKDLVSGSKKLPRGGEVAVKKAPKGSLSGGASATVKKAAAKKTTAKTTARKTAAKKTTAAAKKTAAKKTPAKKATTKTAAAKKTTAKTTAAAKKTTAQKAPAKKATAKKAPAKKSTARKTTAKKTAARQQ
- the leuD gene encoding 3-isopropylmalate dehydratase small subunit: MEAFTTHTGRAVPLRRSNVDTDQIIPAHWLKKVTRDGFEDGLFEAWRKDESFILNQPERRGATVLVAGPDFGTGSSREHAVWALQNYGFKAVISSRFADIFRGNSLKNGLLTVVLDQKIVDALQELTEKDPEAEITVDLQAREVRAEGITASFELDENSRWRLLNGLDDISITLQNEADISAYEAKRPSHKPRTLNV
- the leuC gene encoding 3-isopropylmalate dehydratase large subunit, with translation MGRTLAEKVWDDHVVRRAEGEPDLLFIDLHLLHEVTSPQAFDGLRKSGRKVRRLDLTIATEDHNTPTLDIDKPIADPVSRVQLETLRKNAADFGVRLHPLGDVEQGVVHVVGPQLGLTQPGMTVVCGDSHTSTHGAFGGLAFGIGTSQVEHVLATQTLPLVRPKTMAITVEGELAEGVTAKDLILAIIAKIGTGGGQGYVLEYRGSAIEKLSMEARMTICNMSIEAGARAGMIAPDETTFEYLKGRPHAPEGEDWDAAVAYWKTLKTDEDAEFDAEVIIDGAALSPFVTWGTNPGQGAPLSASVPDPASYEDASERHAAEKALEYMGLEAGQPLKSINVDTVFVGSCTNGRIEDLRAAAELIKGRKVADGVRMLVVPGSARVGLQAVSEGLDIVFKEAGAEWRHAGCSMCLGMNPDQLAPGERSASTSNRNFEGRQGKGGRTHLVSPQVAAATAVLGHLASPADLIDADTPAPAGV